In Pyrus communis chromosome 11, drPyrComm1.1, whole genome shotgun sequence, the sequence aaaatggcTTCCGTTGTTAAGTTTaggaaaaaattaatattaaaatgtTTTAACTTGTTAGAAATGGTGGCTATCCAAATTAACATTTGAATCATTTAGCTAGCTATAATAACATAAATTTAGCTGTTTGCGAGAAGATGCTTGATGCAGGAGTCTTGCCTGATGGTGAGAGAGTCGGTAGGATCAtatcttggttttgcaatgGCAAAAAAGCTAAAGATGCCCATTTGTTTTATTCGTCAATGAAGGTGAAGACGCAGGACCTGCCTCGCTCGCCAATTAATCTTTTGATCAGTTCACTCTGTAGGGAGGATGAAACTGTCAATTTAGCTCTAGAGATATTGGGTGATTTATCTGGAGAAGTACGGAAATATGGGATTAAGCCGTTTTCAGCTGTTGTTCAAGGATTGTGCAGGATAAAAGATGTTGATGGGGCCAAAAAATTGCTTCTTGAGATGACAAGGGAGGGCCCACATCCAGGAAATGCAGTTTTCAATTTGGTTATCAATGGCTATTCTAAGGCTGGGAATACGGGAGAGGCAATGGAGATGATGAAGCAAATGGAGAGTAGGGGGTTGAAACCAGATGTGTATACTTACACTGTTATTATGAGTGGTTATGCAAATGGGGGTCTGATGGAGGAGGCTTGTAAAATATTATCCCAAGCCAAAAAGAAGCATCCTAAACTGAGTCCTGTGACTTACCATACAATTATCCGTGGATTTTGCAGACTGGAAGATTTTGACGAAGGTTTAAAGTTGTTGGGTGAGATGAAACATTTTGGGGTCCAACCTAATGTTGATGAGTACAATAAGTTGGTCCAATCTCTCTGTCTTAAGGCTTTGGATTGGGGAATAGCAAAGAAATTGCTTGAAGAAATGAAGGATAACGGGTTGCATCTCAATGGGATTACAAGGGGTCTTTTAAGAGCAGTCAAGGAACTACTGGAGGGGGAAATAGAGTTAACCTACAGAAGGTAAACCTGCAGATGAAATCAAAAGGAAGCAGAGAAGTGTGAAGAAATGAAGACCTTACTAAAATTAGAAGGAGTCtttaaattcaacggctagTTTCTTTTTCTAGTTTTAGAAAGATTATAGCTGGTGTTCTTATCTTTTTAATTGTACTGAGCATTCTCATCTTCTTCCAAGTGGATGGATGATATCCTCTGATAACCATTAATGGCCGGAGAGGAGTACTAGGTCTCTATATGTAGGATTTGGTTTTTAGGCCAGCTGTGAAAGATATAGTCTTTATAATTTGTCTTTTGAGATATGAAAAATACAGACTGACTTTtgctcttccttttctctcttgaaaaacaaacacaaatttcTTCAAACCATtattcaaagtttcaatctttatcaaccaaaaacCAGCATGCCTGATACCATTTcaaacatggtatcagagctccGGGTCTGATTCCGAAGAAAGGGCGTGATATTGTGAGAGAGATCCATctccgaaaaaaaaaaccttaaaggtGGTACCTTTATAACCATTTGAGTGGTGCTGTCTGAGAAGATGGCTGGATCAAGCTCCTCCGATGATGATTTACGAACACCACAATTTAATGGCTCAAACTACGATTTTTGGGCCGTAAAAATGGAAACCATTCTCATAGCCTACGATCTATGGGATGTGGTTGAAGTTGGTCTTGCTGGACAACAAACTTCCAGAGAGGAAATCTctgaggaagaaggagaaagcGAGTCAGAGCACATTCCAGTTGAAAGACCAGTTGTTTTAAAGGAGGAAAAGATCAAGAATGCCAAGGCTCTAAGCCTCATTCAAGGAGCAATCACTGATGAACTTTTTCCCAGAATCCGAAATGAGAAGACTACAAAGGGTGCCTGGGAAATCCTGAGAAGAGAGTTCAGAGGAGACAAAAAGGTAAGAGCTGTGAAATTACAAGCCATTAGAGCTAATTTTGAATATCTAAGGATGAATGATGAATCTCTAGATGACTACCTGGCTCGGTTCTTTGAGATAGTAAACAACTTGAAATCTCTAGGAGAAGATGTAACAGAGAAAAGAATTGTTCAAAAGCTGTTGATGAGTCTAAGTAGGAGATATAAGTCCATAGTGTCAATCATTGAAGAAACCAGAGATCTAGACACTATTAGAGTTGAGGAAGTCTTAGCTTCAGTGAAAGTCTATGATAAAAGAGAAGACTTGCATGAGGAAAGAGAGAAATATACAGGTACTGAGAGAGCTTTCAGCAGCCTTAAAGTTGGAGGAAATGGAAATGGCACTGGAAGTGTCAAAGGGTCTCAGTATAAGACAAACCCAAAATGGGGTCAGTATAAGAAGGGTAAGAATTGGTCTCAAAACAGCCGGAATAATGGCAGTGGTAGTGGCTGGAACAACAAATTTACTGCACACAACAAGCAATCAAGTGGCAGCCAAGGAAATGTGAAACCGCTTTGTCAAGTATGTGACAAATACCATTTTGGTATATGCAGATATAAAGGAAAACCCAAGTGTGGAAGATGCAGTCGATTTGGTCACTTATCTAAGGATTGTGACAATGGTAAACAGGTTGCAAACTGTGCAAAAAAAGAAGATGCAATCACATGAACAATGTTCTATGCGTGTCATGCAAGTTCAATTGCATCAAGCAAATATGTGTGGTTTGTGGACAGCGCATGTAGCAATCACATGACCTCTCAAGAGTTCTTATTGATCAATCTTGATAAGTCAGTGGCCTGCAAAGTAAAAATGGGCACTAGAGACCTTGTTCAAGCTACAGGAAAAAGGACACTTGTAGTTGAGACACGAAAAGGGAAAAGATACATAAATGAAGTGCTGCTAGTTCCTAGATTAGATGAAAACCTACTGAGCATAGGGCAAATGATGGAGCATGGTTACTACATTCTGTTTGGAGGAAATTGTGCATTAATATGTGATGATAGTAGTCTTGATAATGTTGTTGCTAAAGTTGCAATGGCTGGAAATAAATGTTTTCCATTGTCCATGGAATCTGTCAACTCAGTGGCAAGGAAAGCAGCAATACAAGAAGATCCATGGGTTTGGCATAGAAGATTGGGTCACTTGAATTTTACTAGCATGAAGAAAATGCAGCAAACACAAATGGTGCTTGGTTTGCCTGAATTATCGGAAATGAAGGAAATATGTGAGAGTTGTGTTTCTGGGAAGATGCACAAAGAACCATTTGATAAAGAAAAAGTGTGGAGAGCAAGTTATCCACTAGAACTGGTGCACACTGATGTCTGTGGACCAATGCAGAATGAATCTATTGGTGGCAACAGGTACTTCATcacattcattgatgatttctcaagaATGTGTTGGGTGTATTTCCTCATGAACAAATCTGATGTGTTCAATgtgtttaaaaaatttaaagtctTTGTGGAGCTACAAAGTGGTTTCAAGCTTAAGAAGCTAAGAAGTGACAGAGGAGGTGAATATACCTCTCATGAATTCTTAGATTTATGTTCTAACACTGGAATGGAGAGGCAATTAACAGTTGCATATTCCCCTCAGCAAAATGGAGTGGCTGAGAGAAGAAATAGAACCATTGGTGAAATGGCAAGATCAATGATGGCTGAGAAGAACATCCATGTGGTTTTTTGGGCTGAAGCTGTTGGAACTGCAGTATACTTGCAGAATAGGTGTCTTACAACCTCAGTGAAGGGCAAGACTCTATTTGAAGCCTTCACAGGAAGAAAACCAGGTGTAAAACACCTGAGGGTGTTTGGAAGCATTTGTTACAGTCACATTCCATCAAATCTTAGACAGAAATTTGATGGCAAAGCAAGCAAGGGAATCTTTATGGGTTATGGCAGCTGTGAGAAAGGCGACATGATCTATAATCTTCAAACTGAGAAGATTATACTCTCAAGAAGTGTTGTATTTGATGAGAACAAATCCTGGAATTGTGAAAGCAAGCAGGTTAAAACAGTCTACATGCCTCtcatttttggaaatgaaaattcTGAGATAATTGAAACAGAAGAATTCTCTCATGAAACTCAAAGCACTGACTATTCAAATCTCATTCAATTAGTCTCAGCTGATGAACATGTCTCTGGAAGCAACACTAGCAGTACCAGTCAAGAGTCATCATCGAGAAATACACCAGTAAAGTTGCGAAGTTTGGAGGACATTTATGCAAGATGTCATATGACCATTATTGAACCTGAAACTTATCATGAAGTTATTGAAGACAAAGCATGGAAGGAAGCAATGAATGCTGAGATTGAAACTAACCAGTCATAGAAGTCAAATGGGTGTTCAAAACTAAGTTGAATCTGGATGGAACAGTTCAAAAACACAAGGCTAGGCTTGTggcaaaagggtatgctcagaaaCCTGGTATTGACTATAATGAAACCTTTACCCCAGTGGCAATGTTAGATACAATTAGAACCCTGATTGCACTTGCAGCACAAAGGGGTTGGAAGTTGTTCCAATTAGATGTTAAGTCAGCCTTCTTGAATGGAGTACTTAAGGAGGAGGTTTACACTGAACAACCAGAGGGTTTTGAAGCGGAAAATGCAAGTCATAAAGTCTATAAGTTAAAGAATGCCCTCTATGGTTTGAAGAAGGCTCCTAGAGCCTAGTACAGTGAGATTGACACTTATTTCACTAGTTGcaattttaaaagaaacatCAGTGAGGCCACCTTATATACCAGAACTAATGAAGAAGGAAAGCTGATCATTGTCtctatatatgttgatgatatagtTTATACTGGAAGCAGTAATGCATTACTCAGTGAGTTTAAAAGAGACATGATGCAGAAGTATGAGATGACAGATTTAGGACTCTTACATCATTTCTTGGGAATGGGAGTTCTACAAACTGATAAAGGGGTGTTCATTCATCAAAGCAAGTATGCAAAGTCCTTACTTGTAAAGTTTGGCCTAGAGGATTGTAAGTCAGTGACAATTCCCCTACCCACTGGTGAGAAACTGAAGAAAATTGATGGAAGTGAGCTGGCTGATGAAGGTTTGTTTAGGAAAATTGTTGGCAGCCTGTTATACTTAACTACAACCAGGCCTGATATAATGTATACAGCCAGTTTGTTATCTAGATTCATGCATGGTCCCACGAAGAAGCACATGGGAATGGCTAAAAGAGTTCTCAGATATATTCAAGGTACTCTCAGCTATGGTATTGAATTCACGAGGGACAAAGATGCTGTTTTGATTGGATTTTGTGACTCAGATTGGGTTGGCAATGAAGATGACAGTAGAAGCACATCAGGATATGCATTCAGTTTTGGAAGTGGTATATTCT encodes:
- the LOC137708896 gene encoding uncharacterized protein — translated: MAGSSSSDDDLRTPQFNGSNYDFWAVKMETILIAYDLWDVVEVGLAGQQTSREEISEEEGESESEHIPVERPVVLKEEKIKNAKALSLIQGAITDELFPRIRNEKTTKGAWEILRREFRGDKKVRAVKLQAIRANFEYLRMNDESLDDYLARFFEIVNNLKSLGEDVTEKRIVQKLLMSLSRRYKSIVSIIEETRDLDTIRVEEVLASVKVYDKREDLHEEREKYTGTERAFSSLKVGGNGNGTGSVKGSQYKTNPKWGQYKKGKNWSQNSRNNGSGSGWNNKFTAHNKQSSGSQGNVKPLCQVCDKYHFGICRYKGKPKCGRCSRFGHLSKDCDNGKQVANCAKKEDAIT
- the LOC137708897 gene encoding uncharacterized mitochondrial protein AtMg00810-like, which codes for MLDTIRTLIALAAQRGWKLFQLDVKSAFLNGVLKEEVYTEQPEGFEAENASHKVYKLKNALYVYTGSSNALLSEFKRDMMQKYEMTDLGLLHHFLGMGVLQTDKGVFIHQSKYAKSLLVKFGLEDCKSVTIPLPTGEKLKKIDGSELADEGLFRKIVGSLLYLTTTRPDIMYTASLLSRFMHGPTKKHMGMAKRVLRYIQGTLSYGIEFTRDKDAVLIGFCDSDWVGNEDDSRSTSGYAFSFGSGIFSWASVKQNTVALSTAEAEYVSVAEATAQAIWLRFVLDDFGEMQNEATPLFCDNMSAISMVKNPVFHQRTRHINRKYHFIREALQQGSIDVVYCRSEE
- the LOC137708895 gene encoding small ribosomal subunit protein mS80 (rPPR6)-like — protein: MRNEGVNMVSFIGGEEGANDGRISNPGAHAAAGIRWGWWCGKGNGGGGGSSADGSDNGGGMVMVPILGCRGNNGERVTVATVDSCNDYGYGGNGGGGGNGGGSSDGNGSGGISYNNINLAVCEKMLDAGVLPDGERVGRIISWFCNGKKAKDAHLFYSSMKVKTQDLPRSPINLLISSLCREDETVNLALEILGDLSGEVRKYGIKPFSAVVQGLCRIKDVDGAKKLLLEMTREGPHPGNAVFNLVINGYSKAGNTGEAMEMMKQMESRGLKPDVYTYTVIMSGYANGGLMEEACKILSQAKKKHPKLSPVTYHTIIRGFCRLEDFDEGLKLLGEMKHFGVQPNVDEYNKLVQSLCLKALDWGIAKKLLEEMKDNGLHLNGITRGLLRAVKELLEGEIELTYRR